From the Xenopus laevis strain J_2021 chromosome 7L, Xenopus_laevis_v10.1, whole genome shotgun sequence genome, the window TGCTCATTATCAATTATTCATGCATTTTAGATCCTTAATTGTTTGCCAAGACTGTCCAACTCTTTACTACCTACCGTCCCTGCAGTTCATGCAGTTTTCCTTCTACCTACCTTCTTCTACTCTATTCATACACACGAAGGGGcgcatttactaagctcaagtgaaggattcgaatttcaaagtattttttttgggtacttcgaccatcgaataggctactacgacttcgacctcgattcgaatgattctaagtaaaaatcgttagactattcgaccattcgaaagtcgaagtacacacaaaggggcgcatttactaagctcaagtgaaggattcgaatttcgaagtatttttttgggtacttcaaccatcaaataggctactacgaccttcgactacgacttcgattcaaatgattcgaagtaaaaatcgtttgactattcaaccattcgatagtcgaagttctgtctctttaaaaaaaactttgactacatacttcagcagtttaaacgtACCGaggtccaatgttagcctatggggaccttccccatcacttttctaaggtttttttgatcaaaggaaaatcgttcgatcgatcgattaaaatcctttgaatcgttcaatcgaacgatttttcctttgatcactcattcgtaggatttgcggtaaatcatttgatttcgaattcgtaggattttacatcaagggtcgaattcgagggtttattaaccctcgatatttgacccttagtaaatgtgccccatagtgtaagaTACTCTTTCTTGGTACATCTCAGACAAATAGCACCCCATGCCTTTAAATGAGCGTGGAATAATGATGTTGGCAGGATTTTGAGTTCCACTTCTCACAGTCTTGGCCAGTGTAGTATATAATATTCCTATAGGTCCCTTGGCCCTGTAGCACCATATAATGTTTATCCTGAATCCAGCTTTACCTGTAGTGATCTTAGCTCTTTCCACACCCTTTTAAGCCATGTGCCCATTAACCAATATCTACTTGAAGTTCACCATGGAATAAACCAATTTAAGCATGAAGGTCATTACTTGGCATACGTGATATATTTTGCTGCATTTAAAcgagaaaaaatattgaaattatttGGGGGCTGTATTAATAGgaattttttcaataatggctcatggtaatactctgattaaacccaatagctcatggCAATACTTtaataaagaactgtataaaaatataacacaaagaactgtgctactgttgaacccaatgtcgtatgttgagcccaatttgggggcaaattcactaaagcgcgaagcaccgaacgctagcgttaattcgctagcattggccattttcgctactgcgcaaattcactaacgaacgctggcgtagtttcgctagcgttacttcgcaaccttacgccaggcgaatcttcactagcgacgaaactacgcaaattcactaacttgcacagtgtagcgaacgctaccttttacgctagacttccttcgccacctcagaccaggcgaagcgcaatagagtagatagggattgtttcaaaaaaagtcaaaattttttctaattcccaaaaaacgctggcctgttttctacatgacgggtgataggctgaaaaagattgaaaatttttttggggctccccttcctcccccctacatttcctgactcatggcaacttacctagacagtgggcacatgtgtagggcaaaataaaatttttatttgcagatttgaaggttttctaggcatttgtagtgcagatacgtgttcctttttgcgccgtatgcaaattagccttcgcgagcgcaacttcgctttatatagcgaaacaacgctagcgcaactccgcaaccttacgctacccctgtgcgcaacttcggattttagtgaatttgcgaaccgctggcgaaactacgcctggcgaagtgtggcgaagttgcgcctggcgcaactttgcatcttagtgaatttgcctcatagtgtaaaaagacagctttataacgtatacttgtgtataacaaagctttgtatcatagtatggccttataatctataattctgtataatgaagctttgtgcaAGAGAAGTCATGGGAACTAACTAACTCGATGACTTAATACTTGTTCTTTATTCTGGATATTCTTATAATATTATCTAATATgcttatgatttctgaagcccttatcagactcttctttattatagataggggcacaatatgctattcagctaccagttagcttagataagatctctgcttcggatgtgcttgttgggagtctggccagatcctgatgagcgcatgggaagcaacatctgttattaaccaaatcattgtatcttcttactaaattactatatgagctcattgtttgctaagcctatataaactgggggtctccattcgGTCAGTTGAGATTCGGCTGTGGGGATAACGCGTGCCCGCGCAGGGTCTTCTGGAGACCGTTTGAGCCTCAATCTGCGGACTGTTCAGGGGTCATATAGACAGAGAGGGGGGGCTTGCATACTTTGCTCACAaggtaatgtatatcttcttcattctatgtatgtaataaacctttgcttatacgtagctggtgtgtttgaattacttctgagagactcatagaaccacaattaaaacaggGGCTCTTGTCATCGCTTTCTGCTGAGCCCCAAGTGTCCAAGTCAGACGGCACTGGGCTGATGTTTGAAGCaaccatctgattggctgttatgggttactagaccaatcATAGAATATTTTCACAGTATAAGGAGCCTTGTATAGTCCCTGACACATATGATTATAATAAACACCTTTAATCCATCTCAAATATACAATGTTGAGGTAACAGTGTCACAGGGTTTGACAGAAAGTGGAATAACCTtataaaacatttgtgtttgCCCCTAAAGAACAGTCGTTTTAACGTGATATTTTGTAGCAAATTAGACAGAGGTGACCCCAGTGTAGCAACCCATAGAAACCATTTAGCAGTTAAAGTAGATTTAACTGGTCTAAGACATtaattaaatcatattttttattggttgctactgacCCACCTGAAtacatatcatcatcatcataatcctgattgtatttaaagggatcggaaaacatgtttttttcaaaacccaccagtgaatagtgctactccagcagaattctgcacagaaatccatttctcaaaagagcaaacagattttttatattcaattttgaaatctgacatggggctagacatattgccaatttcccagctgcccccggtcatgtgacttgtgcctgcactttaggagacaaatgctttctggaaggctgctgtttttccttctcaatgtaactgaatgtgtctcagtgagacatgggtttttactattgagtgttgttcttagatctaccaggcagctgttatcttgtgttagggagctgttatctggttaccttcccattgttcttttatttggctgctggtggggaaaagggagggggggtgatatcactccaacttgcagtacagaagtaaagagtgattgaagtttatcagagcacaagtcacatgacttggggcagctgggaaattgacaatatgtctagccccatgtcagatttcaaaattgaaaataaaaaaatctgtttgctcttttgagaaatggatttcagtgcagaattctgctggagcagcactattaactgattcattttgaaaaaaaaaattttcccgagagtatccctttaagataataggttcatcaatacaaaaaaaagagcGGCTGCCAATAAAAAGTCCCCCTGAAGTCCACCGCAGCCATTTCCAGCATCTTCCTTAATATCACTAGTAATAGTAAAAGGAATGTAAGTTGAATAGCCAAATGTGTTATTGGTATTAGAAGACCcagttgtatttatattatttccaaTGGTGGTTGTAGAATTGCTTTCTGTGATTCCAGTGGTGGTGTTCATGTTAGTAGCATTGGAGCAGAAATTGGAGCTGGTTGAGGCATTCACAGTGTGATTGGCGTATGTACAGAGATTGACGTTTGCGCAACCTTGGAATGAGACTGTTCCTGTTAAGGGTCCTGACAATAAAAACCATAGGAAAAGTATTATTAATATATGACCTTTAATGCAAATAGAACCAAGGCTGATTTTGATCTAAATTGCAAACACTCATAAAGTACAGATAGGGGGAggcaagttggtgacccccccccaaCTTCTAATGCAACTCGATCAAGGGATTCAGTCTTGCACCAATTAGTGCTCTTACACTCTGGCCAGGGGGTAGCAAATGTGCCCTATTGTGTTGCCTTCAAACAGATAAATCTAGTTATTGGCCTGGCTCAGATTCTGGATTGCCATGTCTCCGTGTTTGGAGAGCTGTATACACAGTATTTAGAGCTTTCTTTTTATACGTATAATAGAGGTGATTTGGACCAAGCAAGTTTCAGAGTCCTTCTCTGTTCATCCTTTCTGAATCAATTTCTGTGGATTTGTGTCGAATATTTTCAGCAATGCAttggttcaatgaatagggcttgtgttgaacatagtTTTGCCTATTTCTTTCATTTGTGAATATCTATGGGTTTTGATAACTAATGAATCTAAATCCACATTCTACTCCATGATCCCAAGGATCAAAATGAATCAAGCCAGCAGCCCaatgagaagcctctgtataaacagacctctccctcccccccccgcTAGAGCTGGTTATTTTTATAGGTTAAGAGCAGCTCAATATAAAGAGGCTTCTCTGTTAAAATGAAGACAGAATTTTCCAGAGGTCCTACTTAAAACCTATTGTCCACATCACTGCAGGATATTTAGCTCTTAAGAGGGAAACGATACAACTTGTCATCGGTTGTAATGCGATTTGATGAAATCTGGATATATTAAGTAAcagaataaattaaatacaaatataaaatgtaaaagggGCATCCcttttaatttctctttaaaatgatAATTATCTCTTTAACCATGTCACACCGGCACCAGCAAAGGGCCTGCATCATCTTCTGGCCAGCAGGCGTATAAGAAGTGGTTAATAGACGATCTACACAAACACCAATAAAGTCATGTTTCTATGTTACTGTTGGCtgcagtttttttgtatttacctGACAGTTTAACAGAGGCGCACTGGGTCTCCGTCCCGGCACAGTTTATTGTCCCACTGACAATACAATCGTTAGATTGATCGGAGAAACAAGTTGGGCAAGTCATGCCATTGGGCAGGTTGTTATCATCTGGT encodes:
- the LOC121395668 gene encoding phospholipase A2 inhibitor and Ly6/PLAUR domain-containing protein-like; translation: MIFVLGLLLSVVVSTASSLSCITCSQNNATSCQGSSMLCPIETICGSLSLSMTKDGQTQRNIARGCFQEKQCNQTMIFRITNATGKNIISCCSSDDCTPPVLQLPDDNNLPNGMTCPTCFSDQSNDCIVSGTINCAGTETQCASVKLSGPLTGTVSFQGCANVNLCTYANHTVNASTSSNFCSNATNMNTTTGITESNSTTTIGNNINTTGSSNTNNTFGYSTYIPFTITSDIKEDAGNGCGGLQGDFLLAAALFFVLMNLLS